The window ATCAGGCGACGCCGGTCTCGGACCTGCCCGAGTTGCTCGCCGCCTGGGACGACGAGTTGGATCCCCGGACCGTGATGGTCGCGGACTACCGGCACCGTCGGCTACGTTGCCCACGAGGGCACCGCCGTCGTCAGTCTCCGCTCACGTATCTGCGTAGCGGTTGCCCGTCCTGCCGCGGCCAGGACACACGCGCGACGCGTCTTGAAGCGATCGAGGCCGCTCCTGAGGCCTTCGGACTCAACGCCGAGATCGCCGCACAGTGGCACCCGACGAAGAACGGCGAGACTCGGCTGTCGACGGTGTCGCCCGGCTCACGCAAGCTCGTGTGGTGGCGGGATGAAGACTGCGGCCACGAGTGGCAGGAGACACCGGCCCGTCGGGAACAGGGCCAGCGCCTGCGCTGCCCGCAGTGCCGCACGATCCTCGACTCGCTCGCCTACCACTTCCCCGATCTGGCGGCGGAGTGGTCGCCGGCCAATCCGCTGTCCGTGTGGCAGGTGCGCCCGACCGGCCAGACCTTGTTCACACCTGCCTGGATATGCTCCGCGAACCCAGATCACGCATGGCAGGCGACCCTGTCCTCACGGGCTAACGGCAGCGGCTGCCCAGAGTGCCGGGAGCATGGCAAGTCCCGCGTAGAGCTTGACCACTGGGCGGCCGCGGAACGTGTCTTCGGCCGGGCATCGTCCGGCCAGTCAGTGCGGCACGAGGCGTTCACCCGGCGCGCGAGCTGGCTCGTCGACATCACGGTCGAGACGGCAAGGAAGCAGAAGCTCGCCATCGAGTACGACGGCTCCTACTGGCACGCGGACAAGATTGACCTCGACGTCGAGAAGTCCCGCGACCTGCTGGCTGCCGGATATCTGGTGGCCAGGCTGCGCGAGCATCCATTGCCGCCGCTGTCGATCGACGATCCGAACTACGCGGAGTTCGTCGTGTACTCGGCGATGCCGAAGCCGGACGAGACAATCGGCTGGGTGAGGGACTGGGCAAGCAGGCGGGACGAGGGGTCGGCGGCCCAGCGCTGAGCCCTGTTGTGGTGAGGCGGCCGCCGCCTCTCACCTGCCGGTGGGAATAGGCCGCGGTGGAAGGCACGACAGACTGTCCCGGACCCGAGCTGAAACGGCCCGATGAGTCCCGACCGGGAGCCAGGGTCGGGCTTTCGACACCTGGCTCCTCACGGGCCGCGCTGTGCTCGCCGACCGGTAGCCCCTACGCGTGCAGGGAGAATGCGCCGAGTCGTACGCACGGAGGGGCGAGTCGAGCGACGAATGACGCCCCCTTACGTGCGGACGACCGCATCCCCTACCGTGCCGAAACCGCCCGCCAGGAACGACCCCCACGTATGTGGGGAAGACGCGGGTTCACGTCCTGGGTCGTGGGAGCGGGGCTGCACGTGGTCAGCATCCCAGACCTGAGAGAAGCCCCCGTGTGTGGGGGGAGCATCCCAAGACGATCGTTGTCGACCGGGGAAAGGTCGACAGACCCCCACGTGTGTGGGGAAGACACGTTCCACCAGAAGGTGGAGGAGGCCGCCGCGGACTGACCCCCACGCGTGTGGGGAAGACTTCAGCCAGTGGAGGATCGAGACGTCCCTCGCGGACTGACCCCCACGCGTGTGGGGAAGACCTGGTCTCGCATCCGCTCGACGCGCCGCTCCAGGACTGACCCCCACGCGTGTGGGGAAGACCCTTGGCGACCTGCGTGTCTGAAGATCAGCGGACCATATTTGACTCACTTTACCTGAGCTGGCGGTGCTGGTTGGGGCAGCTCTGTGGCAGCGGTTGCTGCTGATGGGGTTGCGGAGCATCGAGGCGGATCGCGTGAAGGCTGCCGTTCTTGGTGACGCTGTACAGCACGCCGTCCCGCAGCTGCGGGATGCCCTGTGCGGCAGGATCCCAGAACAGGCCCGCATCGATGCCCGGGAGGCGGCGATGAGTCTGCAGATCCCAGCCTTGAAGCCCGCCTGCGCGGCTCACCGCCCAGGCGGTGTGGCCCGCAACGTACGCGGGCGCCTCGAAGGAGGCCGCCGGCCGTGCGGGCGCGTCCCAGGCAACCGCTCCCGTCGCATCGTCCAGTGCGAAGAGACGGCCCGGGGCCCAGGACGTGATGAGTACTTGCTCGCCCGCCACCACCGGGCGGGCGCGAAGAGCCTTGGCCACCCTGACTGTCCAGCGGTTCTCGCCGGTCAGCGCATTCCACGAGGAGACGTGGCCGTCCTGGTGGGCCAGGTGAAGCGTCTTGGGCGACGCAGTGGGCCTGTCCACGACCGGCGCGGGCAGCTGCTCCCGCCGCAGCAACGCCCCGTTGCGCACGTCGTACGTGCGCAACCATGGCGTTTCTTCTCCCGGTTCGGCAGAGATCACATGGACCCTGTCGGCTCCGGCGAGCCATCGCTGTGCAGAGGCAAGACGGATCGGCTCAGTCCAGCGTGGGCGGCGCTTGTCGATGTCGAGAGCCTGCAGTGCCCACGGCCCGGATGCGCCGCTGCCGGCCCAGGTGACGAACACGGCGTCACCGACGACCCGTGGCGTTTCGAGGAAGCTTGACGCGGCCGGCTCCGGAGGCCAGCTCCACAGGCACCGACCCGAAGCCGTGTCGTACACGTGCAAGACGCCGTGCAGATCAGGCACGTAGAGAGTCCCGCGATCGCACGCCGCCTGCCCCGCCGCGCACCGCTCGATACGGGGGCCGCTCTCCAGACCGGAGCGGATGTCGCGAGGGCGGAGCGTGTTCCCTATCGCCGAAGCGAACACGGTAGTGCCGTCTACCGGAGGCTGATTGGCGTAACCCACCGGCTTCGGCTGCCACAGTCGCTCGCCAGAAGCGGCATCGAAGGCATGCAGGACGTGACCGTCCACGACCAGCAGTGTGCCGTCATGAACGCGCGGTTGGCAGGCACCGGGCCGCAGAAGGCCTTCGCGCGACCACAAGAGACGGGGAAGCTTCGAGGCCGCAGCCCGCCCTCGACGAGGACGCGGTATCGCCGACGCCGCGCTCGGCGTCTCGTCACGGACGAACGGCGCGTCGCGCAGGGCCTGAAGCAAGGATTCCCGGGTCACCGTCGCACCAGCGGGAGCGTAGTCATTCGCGCACTCCCTCAGCCGGGAGAAGAAAGCATCGCCGTCGGCTGTCCCCTGCCGGGCGGCCAGCGGCTGCAGCCGCTCCACCGCCGCAGTCCGGTCGACGGGACGGACCCCCTCCAGACGAAGCTCAAGAACCGACAGATGTGCCAGAAGCCGCCACGCCAGATCATCGGGGGCAACTCCCGAATCAGGAGCACCGCTGCCCACGGCGGCCGCGATCAGGACCTTAAGGTCTGAGAGCACGCGGTGAGCTGACTTGTTCAGCCGCCCCGGCTCGGACACACGGCTTCGGAACACACCGGCGCTGCCGGCAGCGACCGCAGCTGTCGTCAGAGCCTGCAGTGATGCAGCCCGGGGGAAGGGCGCGGCCACCGCCAGGGCCAGATGCCAGCGGCCTGCGCGCAGATACGCCCACTGCTGCTGCAGAGTGGTTAGGAAAGACTGCATCAGCTCGACCGATGAGGAGTCGCTGAGAGCGAGCCGGGGACGGCGGCGCACGGCGATCGACAGGTGGTGCACAGCGCCATTGCCCGCTCGGCCAGTCACGAGGTAGTCGTCCACTGCAGTCACAGCGCGGGCCTGAAAGCGAACCTCGACCGGCGTGACATGGTCTCCCAGACCGGGCACAGGCGTTGCGGTGATGAGATGCGACAGCAGGACGGCGCCGAAGTGATGCTCGAGCACGGTTCCGCCCCCGCCGGTTGCGTAGGGGCTTACGCCTGCTGATGCGTTCATTCCGCACGTGTCCTTCCCGGGTCGTGCCGCGCACTGCGCCGTGCCGCCCGAGGCGGGCGCGATCGCACGTACGGAAGTCTACGAACCGTCCCACCAGTTGATGCCTGAAAGGACCACGGCGCGCAGCGCTGTTGGTGCTGATCGGCAGGGGTGTGTTAATGAGGGCCGCTAACGCCGTAGCGGCCATCAGCTGCCGCGCGTCCGTAACCTGCCTGGAGCCTGCCGGTATGGCCCACGGGCCACTATGCACGCCTGCAACCCTTGCTGGACGCTGTCCGTGTATGCGTCCATGCCCCCACCCCGATGCAGCGCGCGCCCTGATGCCGCCGTTAACCTGCTGGCTGGAGCAGACCCGGGGGAGTGCAGCGAGTGGTGCAGCCTGACGAATTTGAAGTCTGGTACACGACGGAGGACTTCCCCGACACCTTCAACCGGACCGGCCGAATGGTCTTCACTGCCGACGCCCTCGCGCATGCCCTGTTCGTCACGGGCAGAGCACCGCAGGACCAGGCCGTTTACGGCTGGACATCCGTCTACGAGTGGCTTCACCGCGTTGCGCTCATCCCGGCATACATCCGTCGGGCACCCACAGGCCGCCTCACCCGGTCCGACCTCGCACGCGAACGTTGATGACGAACTGAAGGAGACGATGCGGGCCCAGAAGCGGACGATTCGATCGATCGGAGGAATGCCCCCGGCCCTGGTGTACGCGTGCGCTGCCCATTTTCCCCAGTACAAGGGAGTGCCGGATCATCTCAAACTGCACGCTGTGGATCCGGAGGAGGCAGAGCTTGAAGCCATCGACCTCCCAGCGGACCGCGACCGTTTCATCCTGGCCTACTACGAGCCCTTCCTGGCAGCGCTCGAGGCGGGGCAGGAGGAACCGGCCCGCGACGGATACGAGCTTGCCTCTTTCGGCCCGTTCCGGATCAGCGTCGGGGTCCTGGCCCCCGTTGCCCAGCGCGTCAGACGGGCACAGCGAGGCCGCATCGAGCATCTCTACCAAGACGTCGTAGAGCTCCTCGGCACGCACCTGGCCGCCGCCAGGCCCGCCCACCAGTTCACGGACGGAACTGTCGTCACGAGCAAGTGGCAGCAAGCACTAGACCAAGATGATTGGAGCACCGAGACGGGCGAGAACTACCCTCAGGGGTGGTGAAACCTGCCCGCCGTCGGCGGGCCGTTGCGCTGCCCGATGGCCAAGGCGGCCACCGCAGCGGCCGGCTCACTACGGCGGTCGTCATCGTGGGAGCGCCCTGACGCGGTCAGCCGTGCGGGCCGTCGTGATGCCGCGCCCAGTCGAGCCGGTAGACGAGCCACGCGGAGACCGATCAGACGCCGTGGCTGCCAGGCAGGTCATTGGCGTTCAGCTCAGCAACGTAGCCGTCGGGGCCCTGGAAGCCCTGGCGTCCTCGTGTGGGTGGCGTCGTCCCAGGTCGCCCCGGCCCGTGCCCTGCCTCCCACGTGATCCGCCGTCGGGGTTCGCTCCGGCCTGCGTCACCCATTACCGACCTGCCCGACCGGCAATTCGTCACCATCCGCCAACCTCAACTCTGCCGGTCATCGCCGACCTGGAGCGGACCTTCGGCAGTATCAACACCCTGGACAGACCCCCATGCACGTGGGGAAGAGTGTCGGTGCGGTGTCGTCTGGGCCGGACAGACCCCCATGTGAGTGGGGAGGATTCCCTTGGGCGGTCAGGCGCGCCCAGCCCCGGAACGATGAACTCCCACGAGTGTGGGGATGCTCGGCAGCGGCGATGAAGTGAGGCAGACCCCCACGCGTGTGGGGAAAACAGCATGGGCCGGCTCTCGTCCAAAGCGATCCGCGACGGACCCCCACGTACGTGGGGAAGACTGGGCTGGCGACGTCGAAGTCGTCACCATCGGGGACAGACCCCCACGTGCGTAAGGAAGACGCGTCCACCGCGCGGAATCCCGGAAGCGTCGGCCGAGAGACCCCTACACGCGTAGGGAAGACTCTTGTCCACCTGCGGTTTCGGAGACAAGTCGGCCGTCTTTTACTTACTTTACATGAGCTGGCCGTGCTGATCAGAGCCGCTGTCGGCGAGCGCTGCCGTCGCCGTTCGACCTGCACCTCCCGATTGATAGGGCGAGTTGGGATCGTCGGTAGCGCGCCAGCTGGATATGCCTGTGGGGTTTCATCCGTTGGGCGCGGGGTCTGTGGGGACTGCAGTCGACTGCAGAGGCTGAACGGAAGGTGCCGGCTGGAGGCGGGCGGATACGAGTCGTGCGGCCACGGTCAAGGGGTGTGCTGCGGGGACGGCAGCGGTAGCGAAGGGGATCCCAGCAAGGAGGGGCCTGGCGGAGCCTGAACTCAGGATGGCGGGACGCCCAGACCTCTGGCGGCCATGAAGCAGAGCCCGAGCTCCTCCTTGTGCACCCGCAGCTGCCGGGCCTGTGGCAACGACCTACCACAGGGGTGCGTCCAGGGTCGCGGCCTGCAGGTCGTTTGTCAGACCTCGCTGCCATACTCGCGGTCCGCACGCTGGACGTGCGGTGCCTTCAAAGGAAGGGTCTGCCGGGCCACCTTCGGAGGCAGTGGCTGGTCTGGAAGGACTCGTGTCATGCGCGGTGCACGTTTCAGCGTCGACTTCAGCTTCAATGATCACTGGCTGCGCGAGGTCTCGCTGACCGTGACCGTGGCACACAGGCGCGGCCGCGCCACGCAAGCCGAGCCTGAACCCCACACGGAGATAGACGTGCTGGCGGTCATGGACATGCTGGATCTGATTGACCGGGGAGCGGTGAGTGCTGCCGAGGTGCGCGGCGTACTGGAGGAGGCCGTAGGGGAGCTGAGGGAGGAGTTCGAGCGTGGGGAGGAACTCTCCGACCAGGACACGGGCGGACTCCGGCAGCGTGATGCCACCGCCGGCCAGGAGCACTGCGACGACCGCTTGGTCTATGCCGTGTCCTCGCAGGCGGATCCCAAGGCAGTCAAGATCGGCGTGTCCAAGGACGTTCTTGCACGGCGTAAGACACTGCAGTCCGGCTCCGGTTCACTGTTGGTCGTGCGGTGGACATCCTCCGGTGGTGGCTGGTTGGAGGAACGCCTGCACGAACGCTTTGCCGCACGAGCCCTGGGCGGCGAGTGGTTCGATTTTCGGGACGTCGCGGACCCGGTACAGATGATTGAGCGGGCCGCGCGGAAACTGCTGCGGCAGTCCGGAGCGGCCGGCCCCGGACTGGTGGGCCGCCAACCCTCCTTTCCACGACACGATGGCGCCGGGACAAGTGCCGCGAGGCGCCCTGGCCTTGCGGCACAGCGCGTTCGCACCGGAACCGACCGCGTGCGATCGGACAGCTTCTGACTTGCTCCGAGGCATCCCCGAGGACAAGGGGCAGTCTGGTGCCGGCGCTGCCGGCCGCACAGCCACCGACCGCGCCCGCGGCATCGACCCCCGCACCGTCACCCCACGCAGCATGCCGCGCTCCGTCAGCATCCGCCACCGGTTCCCCCGCGGCGTCCTCGACGGCGCCGCCGCACGCGCCGCCCTCCTCGGGCTGGTCGTCCAGCTCGGTACCGAACTACGCCACCCGAAGCAGGCCGCCCGCCCCCTCACGCTGACGTTCGCCGGCGGAACCTCGTGGGAGAAGAGCCGCCGCATGCCCGAACCGTCCGCCCACGAGGACGACCTGCGCCAGCTCACCTACCGGCTCATGGAC of the Streptomyces sp. NBC_01788 genome contains:
- a CDS encoding zinc-ribbon domain-containing protein, whose translation is MLRAGGLEPLEPFTKPKAWRLTRCLACGCEAHYRFEYTLEKNAYGEATCRACYWRQWAREARQAMGAYADLSPVPQAEAREHAEKNGYDYLSALTAPSFSDDPHHVRCRYCGRLSAAKLGDIGFGCQCQVNPRRERQTTKPAGSKQRDLLKDSELPVLDWWDHEQNDAAAWETVTVKARREAAWRCPDCGLRFRKRILDMVNMRECPQCQPKRRAEQEAEHARYQATPVSDLPELLAAWDDELDPRTVMVADYRHRRLRCPRGHRRRQSPLTYLRSGCPSCRGQDTRATRLEAIEAAPEAFGLNAEIAAQWHPTKNGETRLSTVSPGSRKLVWWRDEDCGHEWQETPARREQGQRLRCPQCRTILDSLAYHFPDLAAEWSPANPLSVWQVRPTGQTLFTPAWICSANPDHAWQATLSSRANGSGCPECREHGKSRVELDHWAAAERVFGRASSGQSVRHEAFTRRASWLVDITVETARKQKLAIEYDGSYWHADKIDLDVEKSRDLLAAGYLVARLREHPLPPLSIDDPNYAEFVVYSAMPKPDETIGWVRDWASRRDEGSAAQR
- a CDS encoding outer membrane protein assembly factor BamB family protein; the protein is MNASAGVSPYATGGGGTVLEHHFGAVLLSHLITATPVPGLGDHVTPVEVRFQARAVTAVDDYLVTGRAGNGAVHHLSIAVRRRPRLALSDSSSVELMQSFLTTLQQQWAYLRAGRWHLALAVAAPFPRAASLQALTTAAVAAGSAGVFRSRVSEPGRLNKSAHRVLSDLKVLIAAAVGSGAPDSGVAPDDLAWRLLAHLSVLELRLEGVRPVDRTAAVERLQPLAARQGTADGDAFFSRLRECANDYAPAGATVTRESLLQALRDAPFVRDETPSAASAIPRPRRGRAAASKLPRLLWSREGLLRPGACQPRVHDGTLLVVDGHVLHAFDAASGERLWQPKPVGYANQPPVDGTTVFASAIGNTLRPRDIRSGLESGPRIERCAAGQAACDRGTLYVPDLHGVLHVYDTASGRCLWSWPPEPAASSFLETPRVVGDAVFVTWAGSGASGPWALQALDIDKRRPRWTEPIRLASAQRWLAGADRVHVISAEPGEETPWLRTYDVRNGALLRREQLPAPVVDRPTASPKTLHLAHQDGHVSSWNALTGENRWTVRVAKALRARPVVAGEQVLITSWAPGRLFALDDATGAVAWDAPARPAASFEAPAYVAGHTAWAVSRAGGLQGWDLQTHRRLPGIDAGLFWDPAAQGIPQLRDGVLYSVTKNGSLHAIRLDAPQPHQQQPLPQSCPNQHRQLR
- a CDS encoding GIY-YIG nuclease family protein, with translation MRGARFSVDFSFNDHWLREVSLTVTVAHRRGRATQAEPEPHTEIDVLAVMDMLDLIDRGAVSAAEVRGVLEEAVGELREEFERGEELSDQDTGGLRQRDATAGQEHCDDRLVYAVSSQADPKAVKIGVSKDVLARRKTLQSGSGSLLVVRWTSSGGGWLEERLHERFAARALGGEWFDFRDVADPVQMIERAARKLLRQSGAAGPGLVGRQPSFPRHDGAGTSAARRPGLAAQRVRTGTDRVRSDSF
- a CDS encoding DinB/UmuC family translesion DNA polymerase, giving the protein MLRGIPEDKGQSGAGAAGRTATDRARGIDPRTVTPRSMPRSVSIRHRFPRGVLDGAAARAALLGLVVQLGTELRHPKQAARPLTLTFAGGTSWEKSRRMPEPSAHEDDLRQLTYRLMDAAGLQRGRLTSLALRGERTSSTATRSPNSSASTPPGVHGSPPKRRPTGFEIGSGPA